A genomic region of Leptolyngbya sp. NIES-2104 contains the following coding sequences:
- a CDS encoding orange carotenoid protein N-terminal domain-containing protein yields the protein MTYTTSGTANDLIEAFQQLDADTQLALFWFIYKEMGGAITPAAPGASTVSPAIAEGIFNQIKELPHEEQLNVQRDLIARRNTPLTREYGALGDTTKLLVWYLLAQGMDNQTIIPMPAGYELAQEAQGLLDRVKQMEFEQQITFFRDYVAPMGVDPTVGDVIDPETGL from the coding sequence ATGACTTATACAACTTCGGGTACAGCAAACGATCTAATCGAAGCGTTTCAGCAGTTGGATGCCGATACTCAACTAGCTCTGTTCTGGTTTATTTATAAGGAGATGGGCGGTGCAATCACGCCAGCGGCTCCGGGAGCAAGTACGGTTTCGCCAGCGATCGCAGAAGGCATTTTCAATCAAATTAAAGAACTGCCGCACGAAGAACAATTGAATGTGCAGCGGGACTTGATCGCTCGTCGCAATACGCCACTGACTCGTGAATATGGTGCGTTGGGCGATACGACAAAATTGCTCGTGTGGTATTTGTTAGCGCAAGGAATGGACAATCAGACGATCATTCCAATGCCAGCGGGATATGAGCTTGCACAAGAAGCACAGGGATTGCTCGATCGAGTAAAACAAATGGAATTCGAGCAGCAGATCACGTTCTTCAGAGATTATGTTGCACCGATGGGCGTTGATCCGACGGTGGGCGACGTGATTGATCCTGAGACTGGATTGTAA
- the purL gene encoding phosphoribosylformylglycinamidine synthase subunit PurL gives MSVLSSAPFSEVEIASEGIKPEEYEEIVRRLGRHPNKAELGMFGVMWSEHCCYKNSRPLLKQFPTEGDRVLVGPGENAGVVDLGDGLQLAFKIESHNHPSAVEPFQGAATGVGGILRDIFTMGARPIALLNSLRFGTLDDARTRRIVNGVVAGISHYGNCVGVPTVGGEVYFDRAYSGNPLVNVMALGLMETTEIVKSGAKGLGNPVLYVGSTTGRDGMGGASFASAELSEESIDDRPAVQVGDPFLEKSLIEACLEAFKTGAVVAAQDMGAAGISCSTSEMAAKGAVGIELDLDLIPVRETGMVPYEYLLSESQERMLFVAEKGREQELIDIFEKWGLHAVVAGKVIEEEIVRILFQGAIAAEIPATALADNTPIYHRELMSEPPEYAQKAWAWSDENLPNCDEQGIDGQSWNDILAKLLNAPTIASKRWVYRQYDHQVQNNTVLLPGGADAAVVRVRPLADAQSSSVTPDPAILNKGVAATVDCNPRYVYLHPYEGAKAAVAEAARNLSCVGAEPIAITDNLNFGSPEKPIGYWQLSEACRGLSEACREFSTPVTGGNVSLYNETLDSEGKPEPIYPTPVVGMVGFISDLDRIVGQSWKHIGDVIYLLGAPLSDSLSLGASEYLATVHQTVAGKPPIVDFDLERKVQAVVRSQIRSGLIQSAHDCSEGGTAIALCESCFGHQLGADIQISEISARIDQVLFAEGGARIIVSVKPESIAEWEAILTSELGNHWQKIGTVGGESLKISIAQNSIIDATIAELYAGWSSAIERGLTE, from the coding sequence ATGTCTGTCCTGTCATCTGCGCCATTCTCCGAGGTCGAAATTGCTTCTGAAGGGATTAAGCCCGAAGAGTACGAAGAGATTGTGCGGCGCTTGGGTCGTCATCCGAATAAGGCTGAACTGGGAATGTTTGGCGTGATGTGGTCGGAACATTGCTGCTATAAGAATTCGCGACCGTTGTTGAAGCAGTTTCCGACTGAGGGCGATCGCGTTTTAGTCGGTCCGGGTGAAAATGCAGGGGTCGTGGATTTAGGCGACGGATTGCAGTTAGCGTTCAAAATCGAATCGCATAATCACCCCTCTGCGGTCGAACCGTTTCAAGGCGCAGCAACCGGAGTCGGCGGAATTTTGCGGGACATTTTCACGATGGGGGCAAGACCGATCGCGCTTCTGAATTCGCTACGGTTTGGAACGCTCGATGATGCCCGGACTCGTCGGATTGTAAACGGCGTTGTGGCAGGAATTTCTCACTACGGGAATTGCGTTGGAGTGCCCACAGTTGGTGGCGAAGTTTATTTCGATCGAGCTTATTCCGGCAATCCCTTGGTCAACGTGATGGCACTCGGATTGATGGAAACGACCGAGATTGTGAAATCGGGCGCGAAGGGACTCGGTAATCCGGTACTGTATGTGGGATCGACCACCGGACGGGATGGAATGGGTGGCGCGAGTTTTGCTAGTGCCGAATTGAGTGAGGAATCGATCGACGATCGTCCCGCTGTCCAAGTCGGTGATCCGTTCTTAGAAAAATCCTTGATCGAAGCTTGTTTAGAGGCATTCAAAACGGGTGCAGTCGTTGCCGCTCAAGACATGGGAGCGGCGGGAATTAGCTGTTCGACCTCAGAAATGGCGGCAAAAGGTGCAGTCGGAATTGAACTCGATCTCGATTTGATTCCGGTACGGGAAACGGGAATGGTTCCGTATGAGTATTTACTTTCGGAATCACAAGAGCGAATGCTGTTTGTGGCAGAAAAGGGACGCGAACAAGAACTAATCGATATTTTTGAAAAATGGGGACTTCATGCGGTTGTTGCTGGGAAAGTGATCGAGGAAGAGATCGTCAGAATTCTGTTTCAAGGTGCGATCGCTGCTGAAATTCCCGCAACCGCTCTGGCAGACAACACCCCGATCTATCATCGAGAACTGATGAGCGAACCGCCCGAATATGCTCAGAAAGCTTGGGCTTGGTCGGATGAGAACTTACCGAATTGTGACGAGCAAGGAATTGATGGACAAAGCTGGAACGATATTTTAGCCAAACTGTTGAACGCTCCTACGATCGCATCAAAGCGCTGGGTTTATCGCCAATACGATCACCAGGTCCAAAACAATACGGTGTTACTTCCAGGTGGTGCAGATGCCGCAGTCGTAAGAGTTCGACCGCTTGCAGATGCTCAAAGTAGTTCGGTTACTCCTGATCCCGCAATTCTAAATAAAGGTGTGGCAGCGACCGTTGACTGCAATCCTCGCTATGTTTATCTACATCCCTATGAAGGTGCGAAAGCTGCGGTCGCAGAAGCAGCGAGGAATTTAAGCTGTGTTGGAGCAGAGCCGATCGCAATCACCGATAATTTGAACTTCGGCAGTCCAGAAAAGCCGATCGGGTATTGGCAACTGTCCGAAGCGTGTCGCGGATTGTCGGAAGCTTGCCGCGAATTTTCTACACCTGTCACGGGTGGAAACGTTTCTCTATACAACGAGACTTTAGATTCTGAAGGTAAACCAGAGCCGATTTATCCGACTCCGGTTGTGGGAATGGTTGGATTTATTTCAGATCTCGATCGCATTGTCGGTCAAAGCTGGAAACACATCGGCGATGTCATTTACTTATTAGGTGCTCCGCTTTCAGATTCGCTCAGTTTGGGAGCCTCGGAATATCTAGCAACGGTGCATCAAACTGTGGCAGGAAAGCCGCCGATCGTTGATTTTGACCTTGAACGTAAAGTTCAAGCTGTTGTTCGATCGCAGATTCGCAGCGGTTTGATTCAATCGGCGCACGATTGTTCAGAAGGAGGAACTGCGATCGCGCTTTGCGAATCTTGTTTCGGTCATCAACTCGGCGCAGACATTCAAATTTCTGAAATTTCCGCTCGAATTGATCAAGTTCTGTTTGCTGAAGGGGGCGCGAGAATCATTGTCTCAGTTAAGCCGGAATCGATCGCAGAGTGGGAAGCGATTTTAACTTCAGAACTCGGCAATCATTGGCAAAAAATCGGCACGGTTGGGGGTGAATCCTTAAAGATTTCCATTGCCCAAAATTCGATTATCGACGCTACGATCGCAGAGTTGTACGCGGGTTGGTCGAGTGCGATCGAGCGGGGGCTGACCGAATAG
- the purF gene encoding amidophosphoribosyltransferase, whose protein sequence is MLPDDRFSVDPAEHRPDKPEEACGVFGVYAPGESVANLAYFGLFALQHRGQESAGIATFEGNHVHLHKDMGLVSQVFTETKLKELPGDLAIGHTRYSTTGSSRVVNAQPAVVPSRLGTLALAHNGNLVNTEQLRGQLAETNHDFATTTDSEAIALAIAEEVNHGNDWIQGSINAFKRCQGAFSLAIGTPNGMIGTRDPNGVRPLVLGTLAQESHSAPLRYVLASETCALDIIGADYVRDVQPGELVWITEDGIQSIQWAEQPARKLCIFEMIYFARPDSLMHDETLYSYRMRIGRQLAKESTVDADIVIAVPDSGVPAAIGFSQTSGIPYAEGLIKNRYVGRTFIQPTQGMREAGIRMKLNPLKDVLAGKRVIIVDDSIVRGTTSRKIVRTLRDAGAIEVHMRISSPPVTHPCFYGIDTDSQDHLIAATKSIEEIAKQIEVDSLQYLSWEGMLDATRENQDEFCSACFTGDYPIGIPETVKRSKLMLEKTAK, encoded by the coding sequence ATGCTACCTGACGATCGGTTTTCTGTAGATCCTGCTGAGCATCGTCCTGATAAACCAGAAGAAGCTTGCGGGGTGTTTGGGGTTTACGCGCCAGGTGAATCTGTGGCGAACTTAGCTTATTTTGGATTGTTTGCCTTGCAGCATCGCGGTCAAGAATCCGCTGGGATCGCCACATTTGAAGGAAATCACGTTCATCTTCACAAAGATATGGGCTTGGTGTCGCAGGTTTTCACTGAAACAAAATTGAAAGAGCTTCCCGGCGATTTAGCGATCGGGCACACGCGCTATTCAACCACTGGATCGAGTCGGGTTGTGAATGCTCAGCCAGCAGTTGTGCCATCACGATTAGGAACGCTTGCGCTAGCACACAATGGAAACTTGGTGAATACGGAACAACTCCGTGGACAACTTGCTGAGACGAATCACGACTTTGCTACGACAACGGATTCAGAAGCGATCGCACTCGCGATCGCTGAAGAAGTTAATCACGGTAATGATTGGATTCAAGGATCGATCAATGCGTTTAAGCGCTGTCAGGGTGCGTTTAGTTTAGCGATCGGAACTCCCAACGGTATGATTGGAACCCGCGACCCGAATGGGGTTCGTCCTTTGGTTCTCGGAACACTCGCACAAGAATCGCACAGTGCTCCCCTCCGATATGTTCTCGCATCAGAAACTTGTGCGCTTGATATCATTGGAGCCGATTACGTTCGAGATGTTCAACCGGGCGAACTGGTTTGGATCACTGAAGATGGAATTCAGTCGATTCAGTGGGCAGAACAACCTGCGCGGAAACTGTGCATTTTTGAAATGATCTATTTCGCTCGTCCTGATAGTTTGATGCACGATGAGACTTTGTATAGCTATCGGATGCGAATCGGGCGACAGTTAGCGAAAGAATCGACTGTCGATGCAGACATCGTGATCGCAGTTCCAGATTCGGGAGTTCCAGCAGCGATCGGCTTTTCTCAAACCTCTGGCATTCCCTATGCAGAAGGTTTGATCAAAAACCGCTATGTGGGACGTACCTTTATTCAACCGACGCAGGGAATGCGTGAAGCGGGAATTCGGATGAAGCTGAACCCGTTGAAAGATGTCCTTGCTGGGAAACGCGTGATCATTGTCGATGATTCGATCGTTCGTGGAACCACCAGCCGCAAAATCGTTAGAACGCTTCGAGATGCGGGCGCGATCGAGGTTCACATGAGAATTTCCTCACCTCCAGTAACGCATCCTTGCTTCTACGGCATTGACACAGATAGCCAGGATCATCTGATTGCGGCAACCAAATCGATCGAGGAAATCGCCAAACAAATCGAAGTCGATTCGCTGCAATATCTCAGTTGGGAAGGAATGCTCGACGCGACTAGAGAAAATCAAGACGAATTCTGTTCAGCGTGTTTTACCGGAGATTATCCGATCGGCATTCCTGAAACGGTGAAGCGATCGAAATTAATGCTGGAAAAAACCGCGAAATAG
- a CDS encoding NAD(P)H-quinone oxidoreductase subunit M, with the protein MLHKSTTRHIHIFAAEVQNNELVESDKVLTLDIDPDNELVWNQDALQKIYSKFDELVESYSGQSLNDYNLRRIGSDLEHLVRSLLNKGEIAYNLESRVVNYSLGLPQVKPES; encoded by the coding sequence ATGTTACACAAATCTACAACTCGCCACATTCATATTTTCGCGGCGGAAGTGCAGAACAATGAGTTGGTCGAAAGCGATAAGGTTCTGACGCTGGATATTGATCCAGATAATGAGTTGGTCTGGAACCAAGATGCACTGCAAAAGATATACAGCAAGTTTGATGAACTGGTCGAGTCTTACAGTGGTCAATCGCTGAATGATTACAATTTGCGCCGGATCGGATCGGATTTGGAACATTTAGTGCGATCGCTGCTCAACAAAGGTGAAATTGCTTACAACTTGGAGAGCCGAGTGGTGAACTACAGTTTGGGATTGCCACAGGTGAAACCGGAATCGTAG
- a CDS encoding histidine phosphatase family protein: MSKVLKLLFIRHAQSIGNIEKRMQGHGDYELSPLGRQQSERLARHLKTESWRPSHVYSSPLKRAAQTTEILLSYFQKPHLPAAVSDLIDPESENSIEDEPAPRQIPLQYAEELKEFQNGIFQGLTWAEAQSRYPDLCRKLETSPDWIPIPEAETLNDARERSRQFIDRIMQHHRDGDQLWIVSHSWILQHLIAQLLGSDRSWRLRAHNTALFEFWIDRSRWELHNQNRFNTDLWQIRRFNDFRHLH; this comes from the coding sequence ATGTCCAAAGTTCTCAAGCTGTTATTCATCCGCCACGCTCAATCGATCGGCAACATCGAAAAACGAATGCAAGGTCACGGCGATTACGAACTGTCTCCGCTCGGTCGGCAACAGTCCGAAAGACTCGCAAGACATCTCAAAACCGAATCTTGGCGACCCTCACACGTTTATTCAAGTCCCCTAAAACGAGCGGCACAAACGACAGAAATCCTACTGTCTTACTTTCAGAAGCCGCATTTACCCGCAGCGGTTAGCGATTTGATCGACCCAGAATCAGAAAACTCGATCGAGGACGAACCCGCACCGAGACAAATTCCGCTCCAATATGCCGAAGAATTAAAAGAATTTCAGAACGGAATTTTTCAGGGGTTGACGTGGGCAGAAGCACAATCTCGCTATCCAGATTTGTGCCGAAAATTAGAAACATCTCCAGATTGGATACCAATTCCCGAAGCCGAAACGCTGAACGATGCACGAGAGCGTTCCCGTCAATTTATCGATCGAATCATGCAGCATCATCGCGACGGTGATCAGCTTTGGATTGTGAGTCACAGTTGGATTTTGCAACACTTAATCGCTCAATTACTCGGAAGTGATAGATCCTGGCGATTACGCGCTCACAACACTGCCCTGTTTGAGTTTTGGATTGATCGATCGCGCTGGGAATTGCACAATCAAAATCGATTTAATACGGATTTGTGGCAAATTCGTAGATTCAATGATTTTCGTCATTTGCATTAG
- a CDS encoding ATP-binding protein produces MSLKPASNPTSVVGTVKGPGDNGNQYVFITSDNRYVRIGEYVYYEVREAGTLRKILGKISDRRLIDHLPDRIFADTEISPEAIAALVGFTYDNPEIYEVSVDVIGYFEPSLGFMNPRKSPNPGSKVILADDLMLQSILNRRQPQDVGSAHIGSLLLREMNAVPIALDVKELVSTHMAILAGTGSGKSYTAGVLIEELLLPHNRAAVLIFDPHGEYGTLAEMRGHPAFAAPDGYSPKVKVLSPDDVRIRISSLDYYDILALLPEMSDRQQAMLSKAFRILQSHRKGDYRWGIQDLIAAVREADVQVDDDGNERSGSSAPALEWKLEKIERSHYFHNLEHTVSPKELFQPGQVTVLQMNEISQEEQQVICAAVLRQVNHARMSTQKELISPQDENYLPYPVFILIEEAHRFAPAHEPSRCKSVLRTILSEGRKFGLGVGLITQRPGKLDADVLSQCMSQFLMRIVNPVDQESLKYGVEAAGRDLLKELPALTKGQIIISGACVNTPVLCKVRQRLTKHGGETLDAPAMWQKHFESHRVQERQIELAPVAVPRRSQTVRGRSID; encoded by the coding sequence ATGAGCCTAAAGCCTGCTTCAAACCCGACGAGCGTTGTGGGTACGGTGAAAGGACCCGGTGACAACGGCAATCAGTACGTTTTCATCACGTCTGACAATCGGTATGTCCGCATTGGTGAATATGTTTATTACGAGGTGCGTGAAGCGGGAACTCTCCGTAAAATTCTTGGTAAGATCTCCGATCGACGATTGATCGATCACCTGCCTGACCGTATTTTTGCGGATACGGAGATTAGCCCGGAAGCGATCGCGGCTTTGGTCGGTTTTACCTATGACAATCCCGAAATTTATGAAGTCAGCGTCGATGTGATCGGATATTTCGAGCCGTCACTGGGTTTCATGAATCCGCGAAAGAGTCCCAACCCAGGATCAAAAGTGATTTTGGCGGATGATTTGATGTTGCAGAGTATTCTCAATCGTCGTCAGCCGCAAGATGTCGGTTCAGCGCATATCGGATCGCTGTTATTGCGTGAGATGAATGCAGTCCCGATCGCGCTTGACGTGAAAGAGCTTGTGAGTACGCACATGGCGATTTTGGCAGGAACCGGATCGGGGAAATCCTACACCGCAGGCGTTCTGATTGAGGAATTATTATTGCCGCACAATCGAGCAGCGGTTTTGATTTTTGATCCACATGGCGAGTATGGCACTTTAGCTGAAATGCGGGGTCATCCAGCGTTTGCGGCTCCGGACGGCTACTCGCCCAAGGTAAAAGTGCTGTCTCCAGACGACGTACGGATTCGGATCTCTTCGCTCGATTATTACGACATTTTGGCGTTGCTGCCAGAAATGAGCGATCGACAACAAGCGATGCTCAGTAAAGCCTTCCGAATTCTTCAAAGTCATCGAAAAGGTGACTACCGCTGGGGAATTCAGGATTTAATCGCGGCAGTGCGGGAAGCAGATGTGCAAGTCGATGATGATGGAAATGAACGATCGGGATCGTCGGCTCCGGCTTTGGAATGGAAGCTAGAGAAAATTGAGCGATCGCACTATTTCCACAATCTTGAACATACCGTTAGTCCAAAAGAACTATTCCAGCCTGGACAAGTCACCGTCCTTCAGATGAATGAAATCAGCCAGGAAGAACAGCAAGTGATTTGTGCAGCGGTTCTGAGGCAAGTGAATCACGCCCGAATGAGTACTCAGAAGGAATTGATTTCGCCACAAGATGAGAACTACTTGCCCTATCCCGTATTTATCCTGATTGAAGAAGCGCACCGTTTCGCACCCGCACACGAACCTTCTCGATGTAAATCAGTATTGCGAACAATTCTTAGTGAAGGACGAAAATTTGGGTTAGGAGTGGGACTGATTACACAGCGTCCTGGAAAGCTTGATGCAGATGTGCTTTCTCAGTGTATGAGTCAATTTCTCATGCGGATTGTCAATCCCGTGGATCAGGAAAGCTTGAAATACGGAGTCGAAGCAGCGGGACGAGACTTGCTGAAGGAATTGCCTGCACTAACTAAGGGGCAAATCATTATTTCTGGTGCGTGTGTGAATACGCCTGTGTTGTGTAAAGTCCGCCAACGATTGACAAAACATGGTGGAGAAACCCTAGACGCACCTGCAATGTGGCAAAAACATTTTGAGAGCCATCGGGTTCAGGAGCGTCAAATTGAGCTTGCTCCTGTTGCGGTTCCACGTCGATCGCAAACGGTTCGAGGTCGCAGTATTGATTAG
- a CDS encoding GAF domain-containing protein — MQAKVSRSRSMESQEVVGRGMDVVNTTREEVIRLESDRLASLSNPSRDAVPHPNAYPPPLASIETTIGRKITQALSQATRPEAVLSEVAALLGETYGVQACVISIPSAGSEKSLTAWFSKSYLSGNQQKEFLSNYTLIETETLTHSELFISDLTLSEIAYVSKVLPIRAVMSLPTQFQGQTNGVVSLMCAQSRRWTDLEIDTLMHIVDHVAIAISQISLQQKVAKQAQYQALIRKVTMAIQNSLEVPQVQVMALEGLAESLEIEQAFVLRSKFWDPRQSVRSDGDRIPKARIMVDSEWRRDPAEPESPLSQSFWVSDCGVCQVAVRSTAKSFVFGASTEFPSETIAPIFDPEKMPALMLVPLESKNRLLGFIAVQQSRSRHWQPEEIELVELLSAQISAAIIQTETLRQVESLVEERTAQLQQSLELQAKLYEITRKQIEKLREMNQRMDEFLSTLSHELRTPLTSMMLAIRMLRQANLSPDRRQQYLNILEQQCAQETSLINDLLALQELETKQVAFQLQKVDLRQAIDDVSQSFHQRWVSKGLTLDVKLPQRLPVFNTDRDSFNRILLELLTNAGKYADPNSTVRLRVTVEPGQQIKLALSNIGSAISEEELPHIFEKFRRCQGMTQNAVPGTGLGLALVKSLVQHLNGAIEATSVATADPQSYETCFTVTLPQNLEIAGA, encoded by the coding sequence ATGCAAGCAAAAGTTTCGCGATCGAGATCAATGGAGTCGCAGGAAGTTGTGGGGCGGGGCATGGATGTTGTCAACACTACAAGAGAAGAAGTGATTCGCCTAGAGTCGGATCGGCTTGCCTCGCTGTCCAATCCTTCCCGTGATGCTGTGCCTCACCCTAACGCCTATCCACCCCCACTCGCGTCGATCGAAACGACGATCGGACGCAAAATCACTCAGGCGCTCAGTCAGGCGACCCGACCTGAGGCTGTTTTGTCCGAAGTTGCAGCGCTGTTGGGGGAAACGTACGGTGTGCAAGCTTGTGTGATTTCGATTCCATCAGCAGGATCAGAAAAATCCTTAACTGCTTGGTTTTCAAAGTCCTATCTGAGCGGAAATCAGCAAAAAGAGTTTCTGTCAAACTACACACTGATTGAAACGGAAACGCTTACTCATTCAGAACTGTTTATTTCTGATTTAACGCTTAGCGAAATCGCTTATGTTTCTAAAGTCCTGCCGATTCGGGCGGTGATGAGTCTGCCTACGCAGTTTCAAGGGCAGACAAACGGCGTTGTGAGTTTGATGTGTGCTCAATCACGTCGTTGGACGGATTTGGAAATTGATACACTGATGCACATTGTCGATCACGTTGCGATCGCGATTTCGCAAATTTCACTCCAGCAAAAAGTCGCCAAGCAAGCGCAATATCAGGCACTGATTCGCAAGGTGACAATGGCGATTCAGAATTCCTTAGAGGTGCCGCAAGTTCAGGTGATGGCACTCGAAGGATTAGCCGAATCGCTAGAGATTGAGCAGGCGTTTGTTCTGAGATCCAAGTTTTGGGACCCACGTCAGAGTGTGCGATCGGATGGCGATCGGATTCCGAAAGCGCGAATCATGGTCGATAGCGAATGGCGACGTGATCCAGCCGAGCCAGAATCACCTCTGAGTCAATCCTTCTGGGTGAGCGATTGTGGGGTTTGCCAAGTCGCAGTTCGCAGTACAGCAAAATCGTTTGTGTTCGGTGCTTCAACAGAATTTCCTTCAGAAACGATTGCGCCAATCTTCGATCCAGAGAAGATGCCCGCTCTCATGCTCGTTCCGTTAGAGAGCAAGAATCGACTGCTTGGATTCATCGCAGTGCAGCAAAGTCGATCGCGCCACTGGCAACCCGAAGAAATCGAACTCGTTGAACTCTTGAGTGCTCAAATCAGTGCCGCAATTATTCAAACTGAAACGCTGCGTCAAGTTGAATCTTTAGTCGAAGAGCGAACCGCACAACTCCAACAAAGTTTAGAACTGCAAGCCAAGCTGTATGAGATTACCCGCAAACAGATCGAGAAACTGCGGGAAATGAATCAGCGCATGGATGAGTTTCTCAGTACACTCAGTCATGAACTCCGAACACCGCTAACAAGCATGATGTTAGCGATTCGGATGTTGCGGCAGGCGAATCTTTCTCCCGATCGTCGTCAGCAGTATTTGAACATTCTGGAGCAGCAATGTGCTCAGGAAACTAGTTTAATCAATGACTTGCTGGCGCTTCAGGAATTGGAAACAAAACAGGTCGCATTCCAGCTTCAGAAAGTCGATTTGCGACAAGCGATCGACGATGTTTCACAGTCCTTCCACCAGCGCTGGGTATCGAAAGGACTCACGCTCGATGTGAAGTTGCCACAGCGATTACCTGTGTTTAACACCGATCGCGATAGTTTCAATCGAATTTTGCTAGAACTGCTGACCAATGCGGGCAAATATGCTGATCCAAACAGCACCGTTCGTCTTCGAGTCACGGTTGAGCCTGGACAACAAATTAAGCTGGCATTATCCAATATTGGATCGGCAATCTCAGAGGAAGAACTGCCGCACATTTTTGAAAAGTTCCGGCGTTGTCAAGGCATGACCCAGAATGCGGTTCCGGGAACTGGGTTAGGGTTGGCGCTCGTCAAGAGTTTGGTTCAGCATTTGAACGGCGCGATCGAGGCAACGAGTGTCGCCACCGCTGATCCTCAATCCTACGAAACTTGCTTCACAGTGACACTGCCGCAGAATCTAGAAATTGCTGGGGCGTAG
- a CDS encoding AarF/ABC1/UbiB kinase family protein: MLQAAIPPTRSLRWQRQISSPLARQVDISVSAAKLTFYLWWDRQISGKSAHHRNRRAQWLVGTLLDLGPTFIKIGQSLSTRADLLPLEYVKALGQLQDRVPEFDPNQAIAIIESELGYPIHVLYQDFDPTPIAAASLGQVHRARLHTGEEVVVKVQRPGLEQLFAMDFQIVGRLVRWIDRFVPNARQYDIKAIHEEFSEILGREIDYVQEAMNADRFRHNFADHDRIVVPKIYPKYTTRRVLTMEYVPGIKVNDRQSLLAIGIDPREINHLGICAYLKQLLQDGFFQADPHPGNMAVSQDGKLIFYDFGMMAEVQPINRNQMVQTFFAVLKKDTDQVVSTLVDMGLVEPMADMTPVKRIVNVLVDRFADKPVELQAFKSLRNELYSVFEQQPFRLPAKMTFIIKALTTLDGVARDLDPQYNLLSAAKPFVKSLATMPARQGGGVGELAKQAKSYLTYRLNKPNPTQSAIERLESRLEQGELKIQVNSIEHNRALKTLNLSVRALLYACISGFAALTGAILLVGQISGGAIFAFAIAAFSGVFLVRSLIRLMWRDRVDRMLD, translated from the coding sequence ATGTTACAAGCTGCTATCCCCCCAACTCGATCGCTACGCTGGCAACGGCAAATTTCTTCTCCACTGGCGCGACAAGTGGACATTTCCGTGTCGGCTGCAAAATTAACTTTCTATCTGTGGTGGGATCGGCAGATTTCAGGCAAGTCCGCTCATCACCGCAATCGACGCGCTCAGTGGTTAGTGGGGACGCTGCTCGATTTAGGTCCGACTTTTATCAAAATCGGTCAATCGCTTTCAACGCGGGCAGATTTGCTGCCGTTGGAATACGTCAAAGCATTAGGACAGCTACAAGATCGCGTTCCTGAATTTGACCCAAATCAGGCGATCGCGATTATCGAATCTGAACTCGGCTATCCGATTCATGTGCTGTATCAGGACTTCGACCCGACTCCGATCGCGGCTGCAAGTTTAGGGCAAGTTCACCGAGCACGACTCCATACAGGCGAAGAAGTGGTCGTGAAAGTTCAGCGTCCGGGACTAGAGCAGCTATTCGCAATGGATTTCCAGATTGTCGGGCGATTAGTGCGCTGGATCGATCGCTTCGTTCCGAATGCCCGTCAATACGATATCAAAGCCATTCACGAGGAATTTTCGGAAATTCTCGGTCGGGAAATCGATTATGTACAAGAAGCGATGAACGCCGATCGCTTTCGACATAATTTCGCGGATCACGATCGTATTGTGGTTCCAAAAATTTATCCGAAGTACACGACTCGGCGCGTGTTGACGATGGAATATGTGCCGGGAATTAAAGTTAACGATCGTCAAAGCTTACTTGCGATCGGAATCGATCCGCGTGAAATTAATCATCTAGGAATTTGTGCGTATCTCAAACAATTGCTGCAAGATGGATTCTTTCAAGCTGATCCGCATCCTGGAAATATGGCGGTCAGTCAGGATGGCAAGCTGATTTTCTACGATTTTGGCATGATGGCAGAAGTGCAGCCGATCAATCGAAATCAGATGGTTCAGACCTTTTTCGCAGTTTTGAAAAAGGATACCGATCAGGTCGTGAGCACCCTAGTGGACATGGGTTTGGTCGAGCCGATGGCGGACATGACCCCGGTGAAGCGGATTGTGAATGTATTAGTCGATCGCTTTGCGGATAAGCCTGTCGAGTTGCAAGCTTTTAAGAGTCTGAGAAACGAACTGTATTCGGTGTTTGAACAACAGCCGTTTCGCTTGCCTGCCAAGATGACGTTTATCATCAAAGCGTTGACGACATTAGACGGGGTAGCGCGTGACCTTGATCCGCAGTACAACCTACTTTCAGCCGCAAAGCCGTTCGTGAAAAGTTTAGCGACGATGCCAGCACGTCAAGGGGGCGGAGTTGGAGAACTTGCGAAACAGGCGAAGAGCTATTTGACGTATCGATTGAATAAGCCGAATCCGACTCAAAGCGCGATCGAGCGACTCGAATCACGACTCGAACAAGGCGAACTCAAGATTCAGGTGAACTCGATCGAGCATAATCGCGCTCTCAAAACCTTGAATCTCTCGGTCAGAGCCTTGCTGTATGCGTGTATTTCAGGATTTGCGGCATTGACTGGAGCGATTTTACTCGTCGGTCAAATCAGCGGTGGAGCAATTTTTGCATTTGCGATCGCGGCGTTTTCTGGTGTGTTTTTGGTGCGATCGCTGATTCGGTTGATGTGGCGCGATCGGGTCGATCGAATGCTGGATTAG